One genomic window of Camelina sativa cultivar DH55 chromosome 5, Cs, whole genome shotgun sequence includes the following:
- the LOC104789458 gene encoding uncharacterized protein LOC104789458, giving the protein MKLDVFQVDQHEFEVKDDRNKFVVHLNCTCHFFDIERIPCIHAIVAAKRTNMDEYKLVDHFYLTDIWAKTYAESIHPSGDVKNWVFPDSVAEYFCAPPQTRIKSGRPPKKRKRSVGEFGIPGTLYSLQM; this is encoded by the exons ATGAAACTAGATGTTTTTCAAGTGGATCAACATGAGTTTGAGGTCAAAGATGATAGGAATAAGTTTGTTGTTCACCTAAATTGTACATGCCATTTCTTTGACATTGAAAGGATACCTTGCATTCACGCCATTGTTGCTGCAAAGCGTACAAACATGGATGAATACAAACTGGTTGATCATTTCTATTTGACAGATATTTGGGCTAAAACATATGCTGAGAGCATTCATCCAAGTGGAGATGTGAAGAATTGGGTATTTCCAGATTCTGTAGCTGAATACTTCTGTGCTCCACCACAAACTAGGATAAAGAGTGGGAGACCgccaaagaagagaaagagatcagttGGAGAGTTTGGTATACCAG GAACACTCTACAGTCTACAGATGTAA